In Aeromicrobium wangtongii, the DNA window AAGATGTCGGCGGCCGGGTCGATCGCGTTCTTGCTGAGCAGCATCGCGCCCAGGACGCTCTGCTCGGCGGCCATGTCCTGGGGTGGAACGCGTCCCGACGTCGGATCCTCCGCCGGTCCCGGACCGGCCTCGTAGAGGTCCGCAACGCTCACCGATGAGCCCCTTTCGTCGTCACTGTGCACCCTAGGATTCGGTGCAGACACAAACACCGACCCGTCACAGTAGGCCCCTGCGGACCGCTGTCAAAGACCGCACCGCACACCCCCTGTGCGCAACCCGGCCCAACCTGTGGAAAACGCCGTAAGCCATGTGCACAGCCGGTGGATGAAGTTGTGGACAAGCAATGATTTTAATCTCACGCACCTGCTCTGACCTGCAGAAACACCCTGCGGGGGATGTGGAGCCAAAATAGTTGGGGCGGGACCTTCGTCCACCGTCCCCTGTTCATAGACTTGTCGACAAACCCCGTCACACGAACCCCACAGCACCCATCCGTCACGTCCAGGAAGGCCGGCATGAGGCTGCGCAACCACGCCGACCGGCAGATCCTGGCCGTCGCCGTGCCGGCCTTCTTCGCACTCGTCACCGAGCCGCTGATGCTGCTGGCCGACACCGCGATCATCGGCCACCTGGGCACCCCCGAGCTGGGTGCGCTGGCGGCCGCGTCGGTCGTGCTGGGCACGGTCGTCGGGCTGTGCGTCTTCCTGGCCTACGGCAGCACCGCCAGCGTGGCACGGCAGCACGGCGCCGGCGACGAACGGGGAGCGTATGGCCTGGCGATCAGCTCGCTGTGGCTCGCAGCGGGCCTCGGTGTCGGCCTCGGCCTGCTCGTCGCGGCGACCAGCGGGCCGTTGTCCCGGGCGCTGTCCAGCTCGCCGCGGGTCGCCGATCTCGCGCAGGACTACCTGGTCGTGTCGGCGCTGGCAGTTCCAGCAATGCTGCTGATCCTGGCGGCGACGGGCGCCCTGCGCGGCGTGCTGGACCTCAGGACCCCGTTGATCGCGACGATCGTGGCCAACATCGTCAACGTCGTGCTCAACCTCCTGTTCGTCTACGGGCTGGGCGGCGGCGTCCGGGGAGCGGCCGCCGGCACGGTCCTGGCCCAGTGGCTCGCCGCGGGCTGGTTGACCTGGGTGGTCGTCCGGCGCGCCCGACCCGCCCACGCGGCGATCCGTCCCCGGATCGGGCAGATCCTGGCTGCCGCGCGCCAGGGCGTCCCGCTCATCGTCCGCACCCTGACGCTGCGGACCACCGTGGTCCTGGCGGCGCTGGTCGCGGCCGGCCTGGGCGACGTCCAGCTCGCGGCGCACCAGGTCGCGGCGACGCTGGTGACCCTCCTGGCCTTCGGGCTGGACGCCGTCGCGATCGCCGGGCAGACCCTCACCGGACGCGCCCTGGGGGCCGGGGACGCACCGGGCACCCGGGCCCTGACGCGGCGGATGATGGCGTGGGGGCTCGGCACCGGACTGCTCGCCGCAGCCCTGCTGGCCGGCCTGGCTCCGTGGATCCCGCACCTGTTCACCGGTGACCCGGCCGTGCGGGACGCCCTCGTGCCGGCACTGCTGGTGGTCGCCGCGATCCAGCCCCTGTCAGGCGTGGTCTTCGTGCTCGACGGGGTGCTGATCGGGGCGGGCGACGGGGTGTACCTCGCGATCGCGGGCCTGTTCACGCTCGCGGTCTACGCCCCGCTGGTGCTGGTGGTCGGGTGGGCCGACGCGGGATTCACCTGGCTGTGGGTCGCGTACGGCGGGTTCATCGCCGCACGGCTGGTGACCCTGGTCCTGCGGGCGCGCAGCGACGCGTGGCTGGTGCTGGGAGCCGGCGGTCCAGCAGACTGAGGCCATGACCCGCACCGAGGAGTACGCACCCGGACGTCTGCTGGACGTCCGTGGCGAGACCGGACCAGTGGTCCTGCTGTGGCACGGCCGCGGCGCCGACGCCCGCGGCGTCCTGGCGACGCTGAGCGAGCGCATCGCCGGGCACGGACTGACCGTCGTGACGGCCGACTGGGACGCGGACCGCCCCGACGGCGGGCGCGGCGACCTGCTGGGATCACTGGGCCGGGCGCGCGAGCTGGCGGTCGAGCGCGACCAGGACCCGGACACCATCACGGTCGCCGGGTGGTCGCTGGGCGCGGTGGCCGCGACCGGGCTGGCGCTGGACACCGAGGGACTGGGGCTCGGCGTGGGGGCCCTGGTGCTGATCGCCCCCGCCGACGGGCCCCGGGCCGTCAACGCGCTGTCCGGGCGGCCGCTGCCAGCGTCCCTGCCCGACGGGGCGGGTCGGTGCCACATCGACATCGTCTACGGCGACAGCGACACCGTCACGCCGCCGGACATGGTCTGCGGGCTGGAGCTCCGCCTGCGGGCCGCCGGCTGGGCGACGTCCCTGCACGAGCTGGACGGCGACCACGGCGATGTCGTCGGGTCGACGTACGACGAGCGGCGCGATGCCTACGTCCCGGCCGCCACGCCCCGCGCGCTCGCCGGCGCGACCGCGACCGCGCAGGTCATCGCCGCGGCGGCTACTTCTTCTTCGTGACGAAGCCCACCGAGGCCCAGTCGGGCTGCTCGAACTGGGCTGCGCCGTAGTTGACCAGGCCGCCGCGCACGCCGACGACCGTGGGTGTGACCGCGAGCGGGACCACGGGCGCCTCGGCCATCAGCCACTCGTCCAGCTTGGAGATGCGCCGCAGGAGCAGGTTCTCGTCCAGCGTGCCCAGGACGGTGGCGAAGCCGGTGCCGAACCGCGCCGGGCCGATGCCGGTGTAGTTCTGCGGCGAGTCCAGGGGGAAGTAGAACGGCTCGGCGGCCGCGACGGGGAACGGCGAGGCGCGGCGCATGAACGTCACCAGGTCGAAGTCGAGCGGGATGACGACGTCGTCGAAGAAGGTCGCCGCGGGCACGGGACGCTGGGTCACCGTGATGCCGATCTCCGCGAGGTCCTTGGCGATCGCGTCCGCCCGGGCAGCATTGGCCGGGGTGCCGTCGGGGACGGGCATCGTCAGCTCCAGCGGCTTGCCGTCCTTGGTGACCTTCCCGTCCGCTCCGGCGGTGTAGCCGGCGTCGGCCAGCAACGCGCGCGCCGCGGCCGGATCGTGGCTGATCTGCCGCGCGGCGTTGCGATAGCCCTGCTGGCCCGGGACCAGGAGCAGACTGCCCAGTGGCTCCGCCGGGGCGCCCAGCGGCGTGGCCGCCATCGTGGCGATGGGGCCACGGTCGATGGCCCGGGCCACGGCGCGGCGCACGTTGACGTCCGCGAGCGGCCCGCGACCCCCGTTGAGCGTCACCTGCGACCAGTCGACGCCCGCTGCCCGCTGGATCGTCCCGGTGCCCTTGGCCGTGTCGTACGTGGACGCCTGCAGGTCGACCGCGTCGAGCTCGTCATTGACGTAGGCCTCGGCCTGCACCGACGGGTCCGCGATGTTCCAGGTGATCTTGTCCAGCTTGGGCGGGTCGCCCCACCAGCGCGGATTCGGCTCCTGGGTGATCAGACCCTTCGCGCGGTCGATCGAGGTCACGACGAAGGGACCGTTGGAAGAGATCGCGCGCGACCGGAACGCCTTGTTGAACAGCTTGGGGGAGGCCGAGACATTGGCGGCCAGGCGCGGGTACACGTACTGCTGCCACTCGGCCGTGGGCTCCTTGAACGTCACGGCGTACGTGAACTTGTCCTTGCCCACGGTGATGGCCGAGATGTTGTCGTAGCCGGCCGTGGAGATGACCTGGAAGTCGTCGTTCGAGCCGTTCTGAGCCTTCCAGAACGCGATCATGTCCTGGGCGGTGATCGCGGTGCCGCCCTGCCAGACGGCCTTGGGGTTGAGCTCGACCTTGACGGTCAGCGGATTCTTGTCGGTGACCTCGACGGACTTCGCGTAGTCGGGGTCGACCTCCCAGCCGCCGTCGGCGGTGATGCGCACGGCGCTGCCCGTCGTCGGTGCGAGGATCCTGGCTGCGTCGGAGTCGGCGGCATCGGACTGCAGCGGATTGAAGTTCTTGGGCAGCGTCGCCGCGGCCAGTCGCAGCGTGCCGCCCTGGGCGACATCGGCGGGCTCGGCGGTGCGCCAGGCGGTGCTGGGCAGCGCGGTCTCGGCGGGGGTCTTCGCCGACGTGCTGCTCGTGGGGGTCTGGCTGGTCTTGGAACTCGGCTCGTCCTTGCTGGACGACGAGGAGCATCCGGAGAGCACGAGGCTCCCGGCCAGCAGGACGGACGCGACCGCAGCGACGGGGGAACGCATGATGGGGGGGTGCCACCGGCAACGGGCCGACACCCACCACTGGTGGAGGTGTCGGCCCGTCGAGGGGACTACTTCGCGGCGACCACGTTGATCTTGACCTGCGCGCTCACCTCGGGGTGAACGCGGACGGAGACCGTGTGGGCTCCGAGCGACTTGATCGGGTTACCGACCTCGATACGACGCTTGTCGACCTTGGCACCGGCCTCGCCGAGGGCCTCGGCGATGTCGGAGACGGTGACGGCGCCGAACAGGCGTCCACCCGCACCGGCGCGAACCGGGACGTTGATGGGAGCCGACTCGAGGTTGCCCTTGATGCTCTTGGCTTCCTCGAGGTCGTGGACGGCGTGCGCATCGCGCGCGGCCTGGATGGACTCGACCTGCTTGGCAGCGCCCTTGCTCCACCGGATGGCGAAGTTGCGCGGCAGCAGGAAGTTACGGCCGTAGCCGTCCTTGACCTCGACGATGTCGCCGGGGGCTCCGAGGTTCGTGACCTCGTGCGTGAGAATGAGCTTCATCAGTTCCCCTTAACGGCCGGTGGTCGTGTACGGCAGCAGGGCCATCTCGCGGGCGTTCTTGATGGCCTTGGCGATCAGACGCTGCTCCTGGACGGAGACACCCGTGACGCGACGCGCGCGGATCTTGCCGCGGTCGGAGATGAACTTGCGCAGCAGCGCGGTGTCCTTGTAGTTGATTTCGGTGACCTTGGCCGCGGTGAGCGGGTTGCTCTTCTTCTTCGGCTTCCGGACGACTGGCTTTGCCATGTTGCTCCTGTGGTGAAAATCCTGACCTGACGGTCAGTGACGTGAGTATTTAGAAGGGGGGCTCTTCGGACGCGCCGGAGTTTCCGCCCCATGAGCCGGATCCACCCTGGGCCGGCTGCGACGACCAGGGGTCGTTGGCCGGTGCCTGGGCGCCTCCGCCGGAGTTTCCTCCGCCGAAGCCGCCACCTGAGTTGTTGCCGCCGCCACCGAAGCCACCGCCGCCGCCACCGCCGGAGCGGTTGGCGCGGGTGACCTTGGCCGTGGCGAAGCGCAGCGAGGGACCGATCTCGTTGACGGTCATCTCGACGCTGGTGCCCCGCGAGCCGTCCTGTCGCTCGAAGTTACGGATGCTCAGCGGGCCCTGGACGATGACCTGCTGACCCTTCTGCAACGACTCCGCGACGTTCTCGGCCAGCTGGCGCCACGCGGCGCAGCGGATGAACAGAGCCTCGCCGTCCTTCCACTCGTTCGTCTGACGATCGAAGGTTCGAGGCGTCGAGGCGACGGTGAAGTTGGCGACTGCGGCGCCCGAAGGAGTGAACTTCAGCTCCGGGTCGTCGGTGAGGTTGCCGATGACGGTGATGATCGTTTCGCCTGCCATGGGGCGCAGCCTTTCAGGTGTGTGGGTGTCTGGCTCGAGTGTTCCGCACAGATGTCGGGAGCGCAGGCGCTCGTCCACATTGCGAGGAACAGTGCTTCAGGCCTACTTCACGTCGGGACGTGTGACCTTCGTACGCACAACGGACTCGTTGAGCGTCAGCTGGCGATCGAGCTCCTTGACCGTGGCGGGCTCGGCCTTGAGCTGGACGACGGCGTAGATGCCCTCGTTCTTCTTGTTGATCTCGTAGGCAAGACGGCGCTTGCCCCACACGTCGACCTCGTCGACGGAGCCGCCGTCCTGGCGCACGACGTTGAGGTACGTGTCCAGGCTGGGGGCGACGGTACGTTCTTCGAGATCAGGATCAAGGATGATCATGACTTCGTACGGGCGCAGTGACATTCAGTCTCCTTCGGACTAAACGGCTACGGGGATTCCGTAGCAGGAGTGGTTGCCAAACAGCAACCGCCCAAGTCTACGGGACCACCGCCGTCCGGGGGAAATCCGCCGCCCAGACCGCGAGTGGTGGATTCTGGGGATTCTGGGACGGCGTGTCGTCCGAGCTTGCACCACTCGGTCACCGGTTTGCACCACTCGGACGTGGGGGGCGCGGTGGCTCGTCCCGGACGAACCGCAGCAACCGGGTGCTGAGCTGCGCCTGTCCGATCCGGCTCACGGACGCGCGCCGCGCCTCCGCCCGCCACACGTCCAGGCGTCCGGGCAGGTGCGGGAGCCCTGCGGCGTCCTCGGCGTCCCGGACGATCAGCTCCGGCGCCCGGAGGATCTCGCTGGCGATGTAGCCATAGCGCTGCAGGCCCGACCGGGCGAGCATCTTCTCGCGCCGCAGGTCGTCCTGGTGCCGGATCCGGTCGCGGTGGTCGGCGCCGTCGTACTCGGCGGCCCGGTTCGTCCCGCGGATCCGCAGGTCGACCCGCGCCACCTCGACCCCGGCAGCATTGAGCACCACGTGCTGCGGATCGACCGGGATGCCCGACAGCTCGTGCAGCAGGCGCAGCATCGTCTCCCACCACGACTCGCTACGTCCGTCCGCCAGCGGCAGCGCGCGGCGCAGCACGCGGACGCCACGCCGTCCCGGTCGCATCGTGGCCCGGATGCGCTTGACCGAGGTGTGCCCCAGGTACAGCGCCGAGTCGATCACCGCGACGAGATCGAGCAGTGCCAGGTGCTCGGCGAGCTCGACGATCGTCCACTCCGCCGACGCCAGCGGGACGTCGTCGAACCGCTCCCGGTGACCGGGCGGGATGTCGCAGCGCCGGACGTACACCCCACGCCGGTCCAGATGAACCCCCTCGCCGGAGGTGCACGCGATGACGGGACGCTGCTCGTCGAGCATCGGCAACCACCAGCCACGCACCTCCGCGCTGGTGAGGTGGGTGAACACGGCGTCGTCCGGGAGCATGACTGCGATGGCTCGGCAGGTCGACGGCAGGTGGTCGGCGGTGGTGGCCAGCTGCGAGACGCCGGCGACCGGGTGCGTGAACCATCGGCTGCGCAGGATGTCCGGGCTGAATCCGCGATCCTCGGCGTCGCGGTGGCGAATGGGGTCCATCGGACCACGGTCGAGCCGCCCGCCCGGGACCCGCCACGTCCGTCGTACCGGCTGTGGACGCGCCGGCGCTGTCCACAACGACCGCGAGTGGTGCATTCCCGACACCGAGTGGTGCAAGCTCGGGCGACACGCCGTCTCAGA includes these proteins:
- a CDS encoding single-stranded DNA-binding protein, with product MAGETIITVIGNLTDDPELKFTPSGAAVANFTVASTPRTFDRQTNEWKDGEALFIRCAAWRQLAENVAESLQKGQQVIVQGPLSIRNFERQDGSRGTSVEMTVNEIGPSLRFATAKVTRANRSGGGGGGGFGGGGNNSGGGFGGGNSGGGAQAPANDPWSSQPAQGGSGSWGGNSGASEEPPF
- a CDS encoding MATE family efflux transporter, with the protein product MRLRNHADRQILAVAVPAFFALVTEPLMLLADTAIIGHLGTPELGALAAASVVLGTVVGLCVFLAYGSTASVARQHGAGDERGAYGLAISSLWLAAGLGVGLGLLVAATSGPLSRALSSSPRVADLAQDYLVVSALAVPAMLLILAATGALRGVLDLRTPLIATIVANIVNVVLNLLFVYGLGGGVRGAAAGTVLAQWLAAGWLTWVVVRRARPAHAAIRPRIGQILAAARQGVPLIVRTLTLRTTVVLAALVAAGLGDVQLAAHQVAATLVTLLAFGLDAVAIAGQTLTGRALGAGDAPGTRALTRRMMAWGLGTGLLAAALLAGLAPWIPHLFTGDPAVRDALVPALLVVAAIQPLSGVVFVLDGVLIGAGDGVYLAIAGLFTLAVYAPLVLVVGWADAGFTWLWVAYGGFIAARLVTLVLRARSDAWLVLGAGGPAD
- the rpsF gene encoding 30S ribosomal protein S6 — translated: MRPYEVMIILDPDLEERTVAPSLDTYLNVVRQDGGSVDEVDVWGKRRLAYEINKKNEGIYAVVQLKAEPATVKELDRQLTLNESVVRTKVTRPDVK
- the rpsR gene encoding 30S ribosomal protein S18 translates to MAKPVVRKPKKKSNPLTAAKVTEINYKDTALLRKFISDRGKIRARRVTGVSVQEQRLIAKAIKNAREMALLPYTTTGR
- the rplI gene encoding 50S ribosomal protein L9, with amino-acid sequence MKLILTHEVTNLGAPGDIVEVKDGYGRNFLLPRNFAIRWSKGAAKQVESIQAARDAHAVHDLEEAKSIKGNLESAPINVPVRAGAGGRLFGAVTVSDIAEALGEAGAKVDKRRIEVGNPIKSLGAHTVSVRVHPEVSAQVKINVVAAK
- a CDS encoding alpha/beta hydrolase; the encoded protein is MTRTEEYAPGRLLDVRGETGPVVLLWHGRGADARGVLATLSERIAGHGLTVVTADWDADRPDGGRGDLLGSLGRARELAVERDQDPDTITVAGWSLGAVAATGLALDTEGLGLGVGALVLIAPADGPRAVNALSGRPLPASLPDGAGRCHIDIVYGDSDTVTPPDMVCGLELRLRAAGWATSLHELDGDHGDVVGSTYDERRDAYVPAATPRALAGATATAQVIAAAATSSS
- a CDS encoding ABC transporter family substrate-binding protein, encoding MRSPVAAVASVLLAGSLVLSGCSSSSSKDEPSSKTSQTPTSSTSAKTPAETALPSTAWRTAEPADVAQGGTLRLAAATLPKNFNPLQSDAADSDAARILAPTTGSAVRITADGGWEVDPDYAKSVEVTDKNPLTVKVELNPKAVWQGGTAITAQDMIAFWKAQNGSNDDFQVISTAGYDNISAITVGKDKFTYAVTFKEPTAEWQQYVYPRLAANVSASPKLFNKAFRSRAISSNGPFVVTSIDRAKGLITQEPNPRWWGDPPKLDKITWNIADPSVQAEAYVNDELDAVDLQASTYDTAKGTGTIQRAAGVDWSQVTLNGGRGPLADVNVRRAVARAIDRGPIATMAATPLGAPAEPLGSLLLVPGQQGYRNAARQISHDPAAARALLADAGYTAGADGKVTKDGKPLELTMPVPDGTPANAARADAIAKDLAEIGITVTQRPVPAATFFDDVVIPLDFDLVTFMRRASPFPVAAAEPFYFPLDSPQNYTGIGPARFGTGFATVLGTLDENLLLRRISKLDEWLMAEAPVVPLAVTPTVVGVRGGLVNYGAAQFEQPDWASVGFVTKKK